The Chiroxiphia lanceolata isolate bChiLan1 chromosome 4, bChiLan1.pri, whole genome shotgun sequence genome contains a region encoding:
- the NOP14 gene encoding LOW QUALITY PROTEIN: nucleolar protein 14 (The sequence of the model RefSeq protein was modified relative to this genomic sequence to represent the inferred CDS: inserted 5 bases in 5 codons; deleted 3 bases in 3 codons) gives MGKAAKWKRKVSGPSTAKGPVKSAVAVVKSNPFEVKVNRQKCDILGRKTKNDVGLPGVSRSKAIKKRTHTLLKEYKERGKSNVFKDKRFGEYNTNITPEEKMIRRFALERQQNYGKKNIYNLNEDEELTHYGQSLAEIEKLNDIVDSDSDTEERGTLSAELTAAHFGGGGGLLRKKXSSGQEDEEEEKPKSRKELIEEMIXKSKQEKQERQTRRESTLELTEKXDNDWKEIQTLMARKPPKSERKDKEVEKPKPDEYDMIVRELGFEMKAKPSERMKTEEELAKEEQARLQKLEADRLRRMRGTDEQADKKKPSHVSADDLADGFILDKDDRRLLSYKDGKINIENEEEEKEEEEEDEEGGEEENENEEESEDQSASEDEDDAADSHSDLDSDLESEEEAAGNKEEXKHKTNENESQTVEXLDPKREAAKSELPYTFTVPESYETFKSLLAGRTIEQQLIILERIQKCNHPSLAVGNKAKLEKLFGFLLEYIGELATLDLPELRTIDKLVLPLYNLCQMFPEAASDSVKFILRDAAHDMEEVIEVKGRATFPGLDTLIYLKITSLLFPTSDFWHPVVTPAFIYMSQLLTKCRITTLQDVIKGLFICCLFLEYVSLSRRFVPELINFLLGVLHISLPKKQAQGYTVVHPFTPVGKNLELLLVCDKEDLESWQKQNLPLGIVTRLEETSKTEMNHIRLSCLALCFDLIKKCAALYESLPSFHEIMHPVRVLLTQHVPVNEYPEKMQEWYHSALKELETKVKHYTPLICEKKKPVPLKQYTPKIVKVLEFGRKQASSKKEQERKQLIQRHKRELKGAIREIRKDNQFLARMQLSEIMERDSARKRKVKELLGSLATQEGEWKAMKRKKWKN, from the exons atggggaaggCGGCGAAGTGGAAGAGAAAGGTGTCAGGGCCCTCCACAGCCAAGGGCCCCGTGAAGTCGGCG GTGGCCGTGGTCAAGAGTAACCCCTTCGAG GTGAAGGTCAACAGGCAGAAGTGTGACATCTTGGGGAGGAAGACCAAGAATGATGTGGGGCTGCCTGGTGTCTCACGGTCCAAGGCCATCAAGAAG CGCACCCACACATTGCTGAAAGAGTATAAAGAAAGGGGAAAGTCAAATGTGTTTAAAGATAAACGTTTTGGTGAATATAACACCAATATAACA CCAGAGGAAAAGATGATCAGACGATTCGCTTTGGAAAGACAG CAAAATTATGGAAAGAAGAATATCTATAATCTTAACGAAGATGAAGAATTGACTCACTATGGCCAATCTTTGGCAGAAATTGAGAAACTAAATGACATTGTCgacagtgacagtgacacagaagaaagaggaacACTGTCAG ctgaatTAACTGCTGCTCACTTTGGAGGAGGTGGAGGCCTCCTTCGTAAAA TATCAAGTGGGCAGgaagatgaagaggaggaaaaacctAAATCTAGGAAAGAACTCATAGAAGAGATGA GCAAATCTAAACAAGAAAAG caAGAGAGGCAAACTCGGAGAGAAAGTACATTAGAACTCACAGAAA CTGACAATGACTGGAAGGAAATCCAAACCCTTATGGCCCGCAAACCCCCAAAGTCAGAGAGAAAGGACAAAGAAGTAGAAAAACCCAAG ccTGATGAATACGATATGATTGTTCGAGAACTTGGATTTGAGATGAAAGCAAAGCCTTCAGAAAGGATGAAGACAGAAGAAGAATTGGCAAAAGAGGAGCAGGCACGGCTCCAGAAGCTCGAG GCAGATCGACTGCGTCGGATGCGTGGAACAGATGAACAGGCAGATAAGAAGAAACCCAGCCACGTGTCAGCTGATGATCTGGCCGATGGCTTTATCCTGGATAAAGATGACAGACGGTTACTGTCTTACAAG gatggaaaaattaatattgaaaatgaggaggaagaaaaagaggaggaggaagaagatgaggaaggtggggaagaagaaaatgagaatgaagaagaaagtgaagatCAATCTGCTAGTGAAGATGAGGATGATGCTGCAGATAGCCACTCTGATCTAGACTCTGACCTTGAGAGTGAAGAAGAAGCTGCAGGGaataaagaag agaaacacaagacaaatgaaaatgaatcaCAGACTGTGG GACTAGATCCAAAAAGGGAAGCTGCAAAATCAGAGCTGCCCTATACTTTCACTG ttccTGAGTCCTACGAGACATTTAAGTCTTTATTGGCTGGAAGAACAATAGAACAACAGCTTATTATACTGGAGAGAATTCAGAAATGCAATCATCCAAGCCTTGCAGTGGGAAACAAAGCCAAGTTGGAA AAATTGTTCGGCTTCCTTTTGGAATATATTGGAGAGTTGGCAACTCTGGATTTACCAGAGCTCAGGACAATTGACAAACTGGTCCT GCCATTGTACAATCTTTGCCAGATGTTTCCTGAGGCAGCCAGTGACAGTGTTAAGTTTATCCTTCGAGACGCTGCTCATGATATGGAAGAAGTGATTGAAGTCAAAGGCCGTGCAACATTCCCAGGTTTAGACACG cttatttatttgaaaattacatCTCTGCTGTTTCCAACTTCCGACTTCTGGCATCCAGTTGTAACACCTGCTTTTATCTACATGAGTCAGCTCCTTACTAAG tgtCGCATTACAACATTGCAAGATGTTATTAAAGGGTTATTTATATGCTGTTTGTTCCTGGAATATGTATCGCTCTCCAGAAGATTTGTACCAGAACTCATCAATTTCCTTCTTGGAGTACTTCACATATCTCTACCCAAAAAACAGGCCCAGG GCTATACTGTAGTGCACCCATTTACACCGGTGGGGAAAAATTTAGAATTGCTTTTGGTGTGTGATAAGGAGGATCTGGAAAGTTGGCAGAAGCAAAATCTGCCATTGGGTATTGTGACTAGATTAGAGGAAaccagcaaaacagaaatgaatCATATCAG GTTATCATGTCTAGCCCTGTGTTTTGACCTTATTAAAAAATGCGCAGCTCTCTATGAGTCTTTACCATCATTCCATGAAATAATGCATCCTGTCAGAGTTCTCCTTACACAACATGTGCCAGTGAATGAATATCCTGAAAAAATGCAG gAATGGTATCACAGTGCTCTGAAAGAGCTGGAGACCAAAGTAAAACACTATACCCCACTGATATGTGAGAAAAAGAAGCCAGTACCATTGAAACAGTATACACCTAAAATTGTGAAAGT CTTAGAGTTTGGAAGAAAGCAGGCAAGCAGCAAGAAGGAGCAAGAAAGAAAGCAGTTGATTCAGAGGCATAAACGTGAACTTAAAGGAGCCATTCGTGAGATTCGGAAGGATAACCAGTTTCTGGCCAGAATGCAACTTTCAGAAATCATGGAGAG